The following are encoded together in the Quadrisphaera setariae genome:
- the aceA gene encoding isocitrate lyase, whose translation MTTLADRPTAQPHQTAQARPTDTARAPLPGDQTETAEQIAARWAGDPRWAGVTRTHTAADVVALRSSVAVEHTLARRGAERLWRQLHTREWVPALGALTGNQAVQQVRAGLEAIYLSGWQVAADANTSGHTYPDQSLYPVDSVPTVVRRINNALLRADQVDRLENGGTATRDWLAPVVADAEAGFGGPLNAYELMTAMIEAGAAGVHWEDQLSSAKKCGHLGGKVLVPTSQHLRTLAAARLAADVAGTDTVIIARTDSLAADLITSDVDERDRPFLTGERTAEGFFRTRPGEETTIVRGLAYAEVADLLWVETGVPDLAQARRFAEAVHARFPGKLLAYNCSPSFNWKRHLDDATIARFQRELASMGYAFQFITLAGFHALNHSMYQLARGYREHAMSAYVELQEAEFAAEADGYTATRHQREVGTGYFDRVSTAVDPASTTLALHGSTESEQFEGGAPR comes from the coding sequence CCGAGACCGCCGAGCAGATCGCCGCCCGCTGGGCCGGCGACCCCCGCTGGGCCGGGGTCACCCGCACCCACACCGCCGCCGACGTCGTGGCGCTGCGCAGCTCCGTCGCGGTCGAGCACACCCTCGCCCGCCGCGGCGCCGAGCGCCTCTGGCGCCAGCTGCACACCCGCGAGTGGGTGCCCGCGCTCGGCGCGCTGACCGGCAACCAGGCCGTCCAGCAGGTCCGCGCCGGCCTGGAGGCCATCTACCTGTCCGGCTGGCAGGTGGCCGCGGACGCCAACACCTCCGGGCACACCTACCCCGACCAGTCGCTGTACCCGGTCGACTCCGTGCCCACCGTGGTCCGCCGCATCAACAACGCCCTCCTGCGCGCCGACCAGGTCGACAGGCTGGAGAACGGCGGCACCGCCACCCGCGACTGGCTCGCGCCGGTCGTCGCCGACGCCGAGGCCGGCTTCGGCGGACCGCTCAACGCCTACGAGCTCATGACCGCGATGATCGAGGCGGGCGCCGCCGGCGTGCACTGGGAGGACCAGCTGTCCTCCGCCAAGAAGTGCGGCCACCTGGGCGGCAAGGTGCTCGTCCCCACCTCCCAGCACCTGCGCACCCTGGCCGCGGCGCGCCTGGCCGCCGACGTCGCAGGCACCGACACGGTCATCATCGCCCGCACCGACTCCCTCGCCGCCGACCTCATCACCAGCGACGTCGACGAGCGCGACAGGCCCTTCCTCACCGGTGAGCGCACCGCGGAGGGCTTCTTCCGCACCCGCCCCGGCGAGGAGACCACCATCGTGCGCGGGCTGGCCTACGCCGAGGTCGCCGACCTGCTCTGGGTCGAGACCGGCGTGCCCGACCTGGCGCAGGCGCGCAGGTTCGCCGAGGCGGTCCACGCGAGGTTCCCCGGCAAGCTGCTCGCCTACAACTGCTCGCCGTCGTTCAACTGGAAGCGCCACCTCGACGACGCCACCATCGCGCGCTTCCAGCGCGAGCTGGCGAGCATGGGCTACGCCTTCCAGTTCATCACCCTGGCCGGCTTCCACGCCCTCAACCACTCCATGTACCAGCTGGCCCGCGGCTACCGCGAGCACGCCATGAGCGCGTACGTCGAGCTGCAGGAGGCCGAGTTCGCCGCCGAGGCCGACGGCTACACCGCCACCCGCCACCAGCGCGAGGTGGGCACGGGGTACTTCGACAGGGTCTCCACCGCCGTCGACCCGGCCAGCACCACCCTGGCCCTGCACGGCTCCACCGAGTCCGAGCAGTTCGAGGGGGGTGCTCCCCGATGA